One Nocardia sp. BMG111209 DNA segment encodes these proteins:
- a CDS encoding lipase family protein, producing MRSSIPHNPLAGVPATGITVSVPGHEGPDGRIGTAREPGYRVLEGIRAAQPFRPLALSTASRLGLWGCSGGGLVTSWAARRAAVRRPGGARPSHSPVGGGWAHPIDGMSGPHGR from the coding sequence ATGCGCAGCTCGATTCCGCATAACCCTTTGGCCGGAGTGCCCGCAACCGGCATCACTGTTTCGGTACCCGGCCACGAGGGGCCGGACGGCCGGATCGGTACGGCGCGCGAACCGGGTTACCGTGTGCTGGAAGGGATTCGCGCCGCACAGCCGTTCCGGCCGTTGGCCCTGTCGACCGCGTCCCGGCTCGGTTTGTGGGGTTGTTCCGGAGGCGGTCTGGTTACGTCGTGGGCGGCCCGCCGCGCCGCTGTTCGTCGTCCAGGCGGTGCACGACCGAGTCATTCGCCCGTTGGCGGCGGGTGGGCGCATCCGATCGACGGCATGTCCGGGCCACATGGACGGTGA